The DNA sequence CCGGGCCCAGCTACGGGTACGAGCCGAGTTATGCGAGGCGGCGGTTGTGACTATAGTGCGGAGAGCTGCATTGTATGCTACCGTCACGGAGGTAGTCCTTACAATAGACACTCCAGTTATGGCTTCCGCTTGGCTTGCCGGCCATAGGGGATATAACAGACAGCTTCTGCTGTCTGTTATAAGAATTTAACTTTTCTAAACCGCCCACAGGGCGGTTTAGAAGGAAATGATTTAAGGAGAAAATTAAAATGACCTATGTTAAAAATTGTAATCGTGAAGCAGAGGAAAGATCTATGATTGAAAAATGGGAAAAATATACAGGAGAAAGCTGTCCTGCATATTGTTCAAATGCTAATTGCGATAATAAGCTTGATGATGATAATAAATGCGGGTCACATGTGTACAAATGTGATAAAGATGGTAAATTGAAAAGTAAAACCATATATATAGTTCCACTTTGTAAAGAATGTAATAACACCTATAATGAAGATGTGATGATAATAAGAAATGATTATTTACTGGTTCCGCTAAATAAGTTATAGAGATACAGTACTGTTTTAATCATATAGGTTTATCAGAACAATTTTGCCCTTATGAATTACAGGCTCGAAACTGCCGATTTTACATTTGCCCCTTGCGGTTAAATTATCCTCGCCTTTGTAAAGACGAGGGGTTCTTAGGGGCTTGCCCCTAAGCGGTTCTTTTGAAGATAGGAGGGGTCATAGGGGAGGGTAACAACCAACGGAGTTTCAAGGTCAAGAAACTTTTATCCGAACTTTTTAATGCCGGTTATTCTTATGCGGGAATAATCGGCGTTTTTTATATGTGGTAACCTCTAATACCGCAATATTTTGTAAATTTTCTGCCACGATTTTTCAAAAACTCTTGACCATTTTTTTTTCTATTAGTATCTTCTTATAAGATATAGGATAGTTGGAGTTCAAATGAGCAAAAATCATGAAAAGCAGGCCGACAAAAAACAGGCGGAAAAGGAAGACCTTGAAAAAGACCTTCAGCCTAAAGATGAGTCTGCCGTGAAAGATGAACAAGGAGCCGGATGCGGTTGCGAAGCTCCAAAAGAAACCCCGCAAGAAGAAAAACCTGAAAAAAATGATGATGTGTTAAGTCCTGAAAAGCGGATAGAAGAGCTTGAAACTATTTGCAGGGACTGGCAGGATCAGTATTTGCGTAAGGCTGCGGATTTTGAAAACTACCGCAAGCGCATGATTAGGGAAAAGCAGGAAGCAATAGACTATGCAAACAGCAATCTGCTTTTGGACCTTGTGCAGGTGCTTGATGATTTTGACAGAGCTATAGAGGCCGGCAAAACTCAAGGCGGAGAGGCCGCAAACAATGCCTTTGTTGAAGGCGTTGTAATGATAAAGAACCAAATGGTTTCTATGCTGAGTTCAAAGTACGGGCTTAGCTATTATCCCGCAAAGGGAGAAGCCTTCGACCCCAACCTTCACGAAGCCGTTTCAATGATTCAGTCTCCCGATGTAAAAGAGGCTGTTGTAGGAGAAGAACTTCAAAAAGGCTACAAGCTAAAAGAAAGAGTGATTCGTCACTCCAAGGTAATGGTACTAATGCCTGCCGAAAAGCAGGATGAAAAAAAGGCGGAAGAAAGCGAAGCCGCCGATAAAAAAAACGAAAATTAGGTTATAGGAGATATTGAAAATGGGAAAGATTATTGGAATTGACTTAGGAACAACAAACTCTTGCGTATCGGTAATGGAAGGCGGTGAGCCCGTCGTTATACCGAACTCTGAAGGCGGAAGAACAACTCCGTCCATTGTAGGCTTTACCTCAAAAGATGAAAGGGTTGTAGGCCAGCCTGCAAAAAACCAAATGATTACCAACCCTGAAAGAACCGTTTATTCGGTAAAGCGCTTTATCGGGCATCGATATAGCGAGCTCACAGACGAATTAAAACGCGTTCCCTACAAAATCGTACCTCAGGGAGAAGATGTACGAATCGACATTGACGGAAAACTTTATTCCACACAGGAAATTTCCGCCTTTATTCTACAAAAAATGAAAAAAACAGCCGAGGACTATCTGGGCGAAAGCGTAACCGAGGCCGTTATAACCGTTCCGGCTTATTTTAATGATGCACAAAGACAGGCAACAAAGGATGCCGGAAAGATTGCCGGTTTGGAAGTAAAGCGAATCATAAACGAGCCGACTGCCGCTTCCTTGGCCTTCGGTTTTAACAAGGATTCTAAAAAAGAAAAAACAATCGCCGTATATGACCTCGGAGGAGGAACCTTCGATATTTCGATTCTTGAATTGGGTGACGGCGTTTTTGAAGTAAAATCGACAAACGGA is a window from the Treponema denticola genome containing:
- a CDS encoding nucleotide exchange factor GrpE; the protein is MSKNHEKQADKKQAEKEDLEKDLQPKDESAVKDEQGAGCGCEAPKETPQEEKPEKNDDVLSPEKRIEELETICRDWQDQYLRKAADFENYRKRMIREKQEAIDYANSNLLLDLVQVLDDFDRAIEAGKTQGGEAANNAFVEGVVMIKNQMVSMLSSKYGLSYYPAKGEAFDPNLHEAVSMIQSPDVKEAVVGEELQKGYKLKERVIRHSKVMVLMPAEKQDEKKAEESEAADKKNEN